The DNA segment gggccaCATCTATAAATCGTTTTTCACCAAGAGAATATAGAATTAATGTATTAATCTCATGTGACTTCCAAAGTCAAGTTCTAAGATTTGCAACTTCTATATAGGTCTCTTAGAATGCTGGCTCTCAGGACATTGCCTCTCAGAAACCAGCCACTTCTCTGTGCAAAATCCAATAGGGCTCTCAAGCAGCAGTCATCACCGACTGCCAGCCACCCTGGACACCAAGCTCAAGTTGAGCTTCAATGCCAGCTGCCATTGGACTGCAAATGCATTAGAGACGCCAAGTAAGAATTGCCCAACTGAACCCAAATATGGAACCGACAGGTAGGTGTTGATACaactgttgctttaagccactcaACTTTGGGATGAgttgttacacagcaatggaGAGCTAGAATATCTTGTCATTTGGTCACTTGCTATTTTTGTTTAGTATCTTCCCCACATGTATAAATCACttaaactaaatttaattttGCAGAACATGCTATTAGGCTGTATGTTGTTTCCTACGTCTTTTGAAAAGTCTTCAGGCTTTTAAATTCATCTGTGTTTTGTTTACAGCTTTGGTTCATTAGTTTCCACTGCTGCTCTACATAGTTAATATTCCAAAATAACCCATTTTCCTATCACCAGATACTTCCAAACAGTAGCTACTATGATCAGCACTGCTAAGAATATCTTTATACATGTCTCTTACTGCTCATATGCAAACATTTATCTATTATATATACGTAGGAGTGGAACTTCGTGTTTCATGACATACACAAATTCAAATTCACTTTATAGGATGCTAATGGTCTGTATCAGTTTACACTCTCACTAGTCAAGTATGCATTCCAGTTATTTCACATACATTCTAAAATTCCATAATGtcacacatctttaaaaaatcattaaacctggggggcctggctggctcagtcagtggagtatgcaactcttgacagcgggtttgtgagttcaagccctacactgggtttAGAgcctaccaaaaaaataaaaaataaataaggtctattttaaaaagtcacaaaatcTCATAAAATCATTATCTGTGATCCTgaaagcatcttttcatgtttttagaaatttgcatttcctcttctgtgaaatacaGTCatgtattcaatttatttttctaccaggttgtctttttttaagttgatttgtatacattatttacattttccagatgataagcatttgttgaaaattctatggaggggcacctgggttgctcagtcagtgagcatctgaattcggttcaggtcatgatctcacatttcattggttcaagccccgcatcaggctctgtgctgacagctttggattctgggtctccatctttctctgcccctcccctgctctttctgtctcaaaaataaataaaacattaaaaaaaattttttttaaaataccatggcAAGATGTTTTATGTcttgacttttcatttcctttttggtatattttgataacaagatgtttttcattttaatgtgagCAAATATATACAGAGTTCATAGCTTATTTGTATCCTGTTTAAAAACTcctttccggggcacctgggtggcttagttggttaagcgtcctacttcagctcaggtcatgatctcacagttcatgagtttgagcacatCGGGCTCTCAGCTCTTtagcagagcccacttcagaccttctgtccccctttctctctgtcgcatgcacactctctccctctcaaaaataaacaaacattaaaaaaaaaaacccttggggtacctgggtggctcattaggttaactgtccaactcttagcTCAGgttatctcatagtttgtgagtttgaaacccatgtcaggctctgtgctggtggtgcagaggctgcttggattctccctctccctcaaaaataaacaatcattaaaaaaaaaaaatcctacctactggagtgcttgggtggctcagtcagctaagagtctgactttaatctcagctcaggtcttgatctcagggttgtgagttcaagctccacattgggctccacactgggcatgaagcctacttaaaaaaaaaatccttccctaTCTTGAAGTCATAAAGTTATGTCTTACATCTTCTTCCAAAAGATACATAATTTTGCCTCTCACGGAATTCTTTTTGTGGTGAGGGTAGGcatctaatttttcttctatgtGGCTGAACTGTTTTTCTCAGAGCCATTATTGCATAATTTGTTCTTTATACTCCTGTCATAACTACTTCTAACATTTTACCATTTTTGCCAGCAggttttttggtaaatacccttTTACCAGGCTAAGTAAGCTCTCTCCACTGCTTGGCTAAGAGTTTTTACAATGAATGGGTGCTGAGTATTTCCACTGCTTTggctgcatttattgagatgaacACACGGATTCTGCACCTTTAATCTGTCCAGGTGGTACACAGTGCCTCGAAGTTTCCTAATGCTATATAATCTATCTGTTCCTGTGAAAAATCTCTATCATGATGCATTCACTATGTTTAGGTACTTCTGGATTACATTTTCTAATactttgtttaggatttttacatCTCTGTTCATGGGTGATATAGGCCTGCAAGTTTTCTTTCTGGCACTTTCCCTGTCAGGTTCTGGTACTGGGTTACTAGAATCACTGTGTTGGCACATGATCTCCTCTGGAATATCCTGCACAAGACTCAAATGATCTGTTACTTCATGTTTGATAGACCTCAACTTAAAAGTAACAGGGCCTGGTATTTTCTTTGTGTAACTTTGTTCAGATTTATCTTGGGGGATTATTTTTAGGACTATTGTTACTTGGTGAATGCGATGGTCTAAATGTTTGTGCCCCTTCAGAATTCATGTTGACATCCTAACCGCAAAGGTGACAGCATTAGGAGACGGGGCTTTTGGGAGGTGACTGTCATGTGAGTGGAGCCTCATGAATGCAACTGGTGCCCTTAGAAGAGGcctcagagagctccctcaccccttccgccatgtgaggacacaagaagGCGACAGCTACGAATCAggaagagggtcctcaccagAACACAACCACGCTGGTACCttatcttggacttcccagcctccagaactgtgggaaataagtTTCAGTTGTTTAGAAGCCACCtggcctgtggtattttgttacagcaacctAAAGAGACTAAGACAGGGAAgttatattttcctagaaattttCCCAGAAATTAGAGAATGTAAAAGAATAGTTGTAGGCAAAGAGGCACTGCAGTGAAGGATCAAATGACCCAGAAAAGTCTGCTCCTCCTAAGTCTGAAAAAATAAGACTGATTAGTCAGTCCCAGGAAGCACAAGTTGAATTCAAGGTTTGCTTTAGCTCAGTCTCCAGCCCCAATAGCCTTtcctgaggtgttttttttttttttttaactcttcgacaaagagaaagaaacttgtccttacttgtctctttttttttttctttctttctttcttttaaacaaaataggTGTTTCAGTCCTTAAGTGCTTGCCAACTCCTGATAACACCGGGCAAAACTAGACAATGTTGCTTCAGTAAAGTTCAACAATTTTAGCTCCACTTGGGAGATTACTTTTTATGTTGTTGGAATTATTACTCACATTTTAGAAATGCTGAAACATGCTAACTTGTTGAAGGGCATTAACGGTCCATTTACTGAACTTAGAGCCTGAAATTTTGTCTAGTGGCCCTCGAAGTGTGGGAGGGAGTCAAAATTACCTGGTTCATTTTACCTCCAGGTGGGATGGACAGTGACCCACACTGTGACAGGGCCTTCCTGGTGGATGGTAAACAAGAGCTCTATGAAGCAGGCACAGCCTGGGAGCCCAGAGTCATGTTCCTATGGCTACATTTTCAGATAACTGTTAACATTTATCAGTAGATTAACTTGCAAAAGCAGTAGTTGTCTGAATAACCTTTAATTCAGGTAATCACTTTCGGATAAAACCAAGTGAAATACCATGcattttgtgatttaaaataaaatgattttagatCTGCTTCAGAGTTTGGAACAAGTAGGGAGAAAACTCACAGGACTGTGTGCCCGCAGAGTTTACAGAGTGATTTGCTTTTCAGGTAAATGGCctggaaagcagaaaagaaacaacacaaaagtTTCCACAACGACCAAGTACAGAATTTTCTttgaaactattaaaaaacacattttagtgACAATGAGGTAGTACAGGTCACCTGCTTACATTTCTTCTCCAAAACATTCTTCTGAGCATAACTGGCTTCCATAACACTTAAATGTAGTTTCAAAAAAATAGATTCCTCCATTAATCTAAAGTCTGGATTTTATGGCTGCACTTCAACATAAATCAACATGCTTCCCTGTGATGCTTGCGAAAGCTGGGGGGGCTCTCGTCACAATATccccaggaagaagagaaaagaaaccttACAAACTCTCTACCTGAAaagctatgggggggggggtggataacATTTTATAGAGGCTTTCCTAATATACCTAAGGTTACCTGCATCATGAAGTCTCGTTTGAGGAGGTCTAAATTCTGAAGTTTAACTCACAATCAACTACCCTTCATCACTTTCTGCCCAGGATGAAGTTTTTGAAATTTAGTATGAAATGAACTTCAGTTGGAAGATTTTCCACATGCgttttatttatagtttctctccagtgtgagtcCTCTGGTGATTGGTAAGGGATGAGCTCTGACTAAAAGCCttaccacattctttacatttataaggCTTCTCTCCTGTATGAATCCTCATGTGTGTCATGAGGGAGGAACTCTgtctgaaggctttcccacatacTTTACAGTTaaatggtttctctccagtatgaattctctgatgctgAATGAGAGCTGAGCTTTGGTTGAAGGCTTTTTCACAGTCATTACAtttataaggtttctctccagtatgaattttTCGATGAGTGTTAACTGCTGAGTGGGAactgaaggcttttccacattctttacaattgtatggtttctctccagtatggattcTGTTGTGTATATTAAGCCGTGAAATCCAGGAGAAAGCCTTCCCACATTCGTTGCATTTGTAGGGTTTTTCTCCTGTATGAATTCTTTGATGCTGTATCAGAGCAGAGCTTtggctgaaggctttcccacattctttacatgcataaggtttctcaccagtgtgaattctctgatgtatAATAAGAGCTGAGTGGTAACTGAATACTTTCCCACACTCGTTACAATTaaagggtttctctccagtatgaattctatGGTGTCTACTTAGCCGCGATATTGAggtaaaggctttcccacactgactacattcataaggtttctctccagtgtgaatcCTGTGATGCTGAATCAGAGAGGAGCACTGGCTAAAGGCtctcccacattcattacatttataggGCTTTTCTCCAGTATGAATCCGTTGGTGATTATTCAGGGATGAACTTCCTTTAAATGTCTTGCCACACTCATTGCATTTATAGGGTCTCTCTCCAGTGTGCATTCTCTGATGTCCAATAAGAGAGGTGGTGAAACTGAAGGCTTTTCCGCATTCGCTGCATatgtaaggtttctctcctgtgtgaacTCTAAGGTGCTGAGTGAGAGACGAGCTTTGGCTGAAAGCTTTACGACATTCCTTGCATTTATAGagcttctctccagtgtggattctctgGTGTTTACTCAGGGAAGAACTGTGGAGGAAGATTTTCCCACAGATGTTACATTTGTAACATTTGCGAACCGTGTTGACTCCCAGTTGTTTAAACAGAATGGAATACTGCTGTGAATGGGGTTTCCTTCCCCTGGAAACGAGTCTGGGTTTTCTAATAAGCGATGACTTTAGACTGAGATTTTTCCCTAGCTCAATACCCATAAAGCTCTTCTCCCTCAGGTATGTATTCTTGATGGTAACTAAAACTTTCCTGAAAGGTTTGTTCTTTTTGCCTTGCTGCTTCTCTAGCTTGTCCTCGTTTATGTAGGTTTTCCCCAACTTGAAGTCAAAAGGACCGTCACCTCGGAGTTTATTCATTACTTCCTGATTGTCTTCTTCAGAAACTGCAGTTTCAAACAAGCTCTCCCatcctaaaataaacaaaacgggTAAGTCTCCCTTGCACGGAGGATAAAGAAAGGTGCTATCAAAATATAcaaggataggggcacctgggtggcttggtcggttgagcatccaacttcagctcaggtcatgatctcatggctcatgggttcacgccccgcgtcgggctctgtgttgacagctcggagcctagagcctgttttggatctgtgtctcctctctctctgctcctcccccacccaccctctgtctctcaaaaataaacattaaaaaatttttaaatacatatacaagGATTGCTAACAAGTACGCCCTTGGATTCTTaggaaagggtagagagaaataaaggcaagagaaagaagcagggtgGGAGACATGCCTGAGTGCAGAGGGTCTGAGGACACCTGCATGTAGGTGAGCTGAAGAACTCAGAGAAGCCCCTCCAACAAAAGGAGCCAGGCTGCTTTAGTAACAAAGCTCAGGTTGGCAGGGCACAGGGCACTTGTGAGTGCAGCAGGTTGTGTTATTTATTCCTCAGCTTCCTCTCCCACAGCAGCCACCACCGCCCTTGAGGTAAGTCCACAAGAAAACTGCAGAGGGGCTAGAAGTAAAAACTAGAAGAGCCATTGGCCATAAAAAGCTCTCTGTAACACAGGGCCTCCATCAGTGCTATTTTGGAACTCATCTGAGGGCTATTTATGGTGTTATGATGGACATGTACTCACCCAAGGAGTATTTACTTAGTGCCCACCATGCAAAGATCAAGATCAGGAGTACGGGGTACATATCAGGCAAGAATTAAGTTTTCACAAGGTGTACATTCTAGCAGCGGGATATTGACAATGACCAACTGATCAAATAAACTAGGGATAATGagaactaagaaaacaaacaaaaacaaggtgaTGTGCGGTAAGGGCAAACAAGCTGTATGAcaagaagtaaaattaaagatgatatctagggacgcctgggtggctcagtcagttaagtatctgacttgatttcggctcaggtcatgatctcacggttcgtgagatcgagcctcatgtcaggctctgtgctgacagcgtggagcctgcttgggattctctctttccctctctgtccctcccctgctcacactctctctcaaaataaataaacattgaaaaaaagagatCTAAATAATAAGAGCTGGCCATGTAAAAATGTGGGTATAAAGATGATTCTAGTCAGGAAGAACAGCTAGCCCAAAGCCCTAAGGCAAGAGTAAGCTCTGAGTGTTGGAGGAGCCTAGAGAAGTCCAGTGTGGCCTAAGCAAAAGGGAACAAGAAGACAGTGTAACGAGGTGAGGAAAGAGGTAGGCAGGAGCCATACCACGTGGGTCTTGTAAGATACGAACACATGTGAAATTTCTTCTGAGGATcgctgggggttgggggatgtggcagttttgtttaaaaaggaatacagggtgcctgagtggctcagtcggttaagcgtctgactttggctcaggtcagatctcaaggttcctgggtttgagccccgagtcaggctctgtgctgacagctcagagcctggagcctgctttggattctgtgcctccctctctctctgccaccatcctgttcatactctctctcaaaataaataaacattaaaaatttttttctttttttaaataaaaaggaccTCGATGGTTGTGTGACAAATGGATTGTAATTGGGGGTCAGGAGAAACAAGGGCAGATGCAGAGCAGTTCACTTAGGAGACTGGATGGATGTGCACTGGCACAGCGGGGGGAGGTGGGCACATTCGTGATGTTCTGAAGGCAGAGATGACAAGTGTCTTCAACCTATAAATAGGATGTACagagtaaatgaaagaaaggactCAAGGATGACGTCTAGCTCCTGGCCTGGGCAGCTCAATGGAGACTGGTGCCGTATAACGATATGGGGCATACTGGAAGAGGAGTACATGCTTGAGAATAATTTTCAGTCCACTTTTTGATCACTTAGGATACAGTGGAATCATtgcttcaaaaagaatgaattgtattttatgaaagagcttttattttcttaactaaaaagaagatacataatcattgtaagaaaattgaagaaaacacagaaaactataaatacaaaaatagagtTCACCCATAAATACAACATACAAATATAATCACTGCTAGATATGGAATTTTGCTCACCAGAATTTGGGGGGACATGAGAAAacacttttacttaaaaaataaaaaatggttgaAACTACATTGCTTCCTACCCcctcctcacttaaaaaaaaatttgtggggacacctgggtggctcagtcagtcaagcagctgcctttggcccaggtcatgatctcacagttcatgggttcgagccctgcatcggctttgtgctgacagctcagagcctggagcctgcttcagattctgtgtctccctctctctctacccctcccccactcatgcgcgctctctctctctctctctctctcaaaaataaataaacattaaaaaaattaaataaaaaaaatttgtgggCTTCTCTCCAAGTCAACAAATGAAAGTTGATGgcatcatgttttcaaatttttttaacttaattttttaattttttttttaattttgattttaaatttaaatcccatTAAAGACTCCAATATCACTCAGAGCAGTAGGAAAACACTGGATATGTATTTCTTAATCTGGGGTAATATAATAAGGGggaaaatggtatctcattgcttTAGTTTGTATTTCATTGATTATAATAAAATTGAACAGTTTTTCAAAGAATCCTGGGTGAATTTTCAATTCACATTCCTTGCCCTTTTAACAGTAATACTCATGCCTTTGTGCTGTAATTATTTATCCTCTAGacaatttctctgtttctcatatTAAACCTTGGTATTTTATAGCCATAAAAGCAATcttcataacagaaaaaaaacctagaaactaatattttcaaaagattatttaataaaatatggcTTACCAATACAACAGAGTTCTTTCAAACAGGTGGGCCCCTAATTAATGAGGGCTGAATAAGTGAAGGATATTCCCAATTTAAAACAGTTTGAGAATacatgcaatcttttttttttttttaatttttttttaatgtttatttttgagagagagacagagtgcaaggcagggaggggcagagagagagagggagacacagaatccgaagcaggctccaggctctgagctgtcggcacagagccagatgcaggactcaaacccaggaactgtgagatcatgacccgagccaaagtcatatgcttaactgactgagccacccaggtgccccgagaatatgtacaatctgtttctttctttttctctgtgtctctctctccctcacgcACAAATACACTCAAACAAATATTCACAACCTGAAAGGATAAACAGTAAAACACCAACAAAAGTTTATCATGGTTGGCTGCCAAAATTTCAGggcaaacacctttttttttttctcctcttttttacATTACCATGTATACCTTGTATGAATTAAAAGTAgctaattttttaatgcttgcaAAAGACAAACACAGTCAATTTGATACTAATGATTTCTTTACCAACCAGAAAGCTCAGAGACAAATTTGAAACTCACCCATGGCTACCATTCCATGGCTACCATTCTTGTCCTGACcacaaacatatttattttctaaggttCTGACTGAActtctattttatcattattcttaCAGTTAGCTTCCTTGAATTGTTGGTGAAAGGTGGCAGAATACATGTTAGtgtggagtaaaaaaaaaaaaaatccctgaagtaggggggtggggagcggggtaGCCTTGGCTCTTCAAAGCTAAGGGCCCTGTGAAGCCAAGTaacaatattaaaacaaaactccTTCATACAACCTAATCAGTCTTATAAATTCCAAAAATAAGGAGACTATCCCATAATATTCTAGACAGAAGACCCccaaacagggaaaaaaaacgGTTTTTTACACAGAATATTGGGGGAAAAGAATCAAACTAATGGAGGATTTTTATCAATAACACTCAATGCTCTACACTAGAGCaaagtgtgaagaaaaaaaattgatgccAGAATTCCAGATCTATAATTCTCACAGGAGAGATAAGAGGATTTATTTTAGATATACACAAATATAGCACGCACGAACCTTTCTAAAAACATTATTCAAGAAAATAGGCTAGTCAAACCGAAGGGGAAAATCTGAAGACCAGGCTCATGAATGGAAACATGAGACTGAGCTGACACAGGACCTGCGTCCTGCCACTGAGAGAAATAAATCCTGGATAAATAGCAGAGCACAGGAGAGACCCACCCTCTGGTGCTAGAATcaaagacaaaacagaacaaaagcaaacaaagaccaaacaaaacaaaacaaaacaaaacaccatctcataacaacaacagtaacaaaaacaaagacaaagcagaaaagcAAGTAAGAGTTTACTGACCCAGCAACCCGCAGGAGTTTTAGAGACTGAGAGGTATATCCTAGCAACCAGGGCTGAAACATcgtattttgaatattttcccaCAAAAGATTTAGGAGAATGCCATAGTGAGTATCTGCAAACCTTCTGCCTATATTTGATTTATCGCCATTTTGctaccctgctttctctctctcatgtagtatataaatacacatacatct comes from the Prionailurus bengalensis isolate Pbe53 chromosome A1, Fcat_Pben_1.1_paternal_pri, whole genome shotgun sequence genome and includes:
- the ZNF879 gene encoding zinc finger protein 879, whose protein sequence is MATRLLPAHVQESVTFRDVAVFFSQDEWLRLDSAQRTLYREVMLENYGTLVSLGILFSKPKVIFQLQQGEDPWMVENGVSQDPRVGWESLFETAVSEEDNQEVMNKLRGDGPFDFKLGKTYINEDKLEKQQGKKNKPFRKVLVTIKNTYLREKSFMGIELGKNLSLKSSLIRKPRLVSRGRKPHSQQYSILFKQLGVNTVRKCYKCNICGKIFLHSSSLSKHQRIHTGEKLYKCKECRKAFSQSSSLTQHLRVHTGEKPYICSECGKAFSFTTSLIGHQRMHTGERPYKCNECGKTFKGSSSLNNHQRIHTGEKPYKCNECGRAFSQCSSLIQHHRIHTGEKPYECSQCGKAFTSISRLSRHHRIHTGEKPFNCNECGKVFSYHSALIIHQRIHTGEKPYACKECGKAFSQSSALIQHQRIHTGEKPYKCNECGKAFSWISRLNIHNRIHTGEKPYNCKECGKAFSSHSAVNTHRKIHTGEKPYKCNDCEKAFNQSSALIQHQRIHTGEKPFNCKVCGKAFRQSSSLMTHMRIHTGEKPYKCKECGKAFSQSSSLTNHQRTHTGEKL